The Drosophila yakuba strain Tai18E2 chromosome X, Prin_Dyak_Tai18E2_2.1, whole genome shotgun sequence DNA segment GACATTTTCGCTGACTATAAATAGGCAGATTGGCTGTGGAGAAGGTACTAGTGTTCTCACAACTTCGGTCCCAGCAACATGGtaagctccagctccagccaGAGTGATCCTGCGCTACCcggaatatacatacatacatatatatatatatattgggAACTCTATCTAAACATGGCTCCTTTGTTTCTGTAATTTTAGAAATTCTTCGCTGTCCTCTCGCTCGCCCTTCTGGCTGTGGCCTCCGCCGATGTCAGCCACCTGACCAACAGCTACCTGCCTCCCCACTCGGCCGCTGCATCCACCAGCTACGAGTCCTACCAGGCCGCTCCCGCCGAGGCTGCCGCTGCCGAGACCTACGAGAGCGAGTCCTACTCCGCCCCAGCTGCCTCCTTCACCAGCGAATCCTATGCCGCTCCAGCTGCCGCCGAGGCCGCCGTTGAGACCGCCGCCGAGGAGACCTACGAGCAGCCCGCTGCCAGCTATGTGGCTCCAGTGGCGACCAAGACCACCTACTCCGCCCCCGCCGTCTCCTCGTACGCCACCTACTCCGCTCCCGCTGTGGTGGCCAAGACCTACTCTGCTCCCGCCGCGTCCGGATACTCTCAGACCTACGCCGCTCCCGCTGTTGTGAAGACCTACTCCGCCCCGGCTGTGTCCACCTACACCGCCCCAGTGGTGGCCAAGACCTACACCGCTCCCGCCGTGGTCAAAACCTACACCGCTCCCGTTGTGGCCAAGACCTACGTTGCTCCTGCTGTGTCCACCTACACCGCTCCCGCTGTGGCCAAGACCTACGCCGCTCCTGCTGTGTCCACCTACACCGCTCCCGTTGTGGCCAAGACCTACGTTGCTCCTGCTGTGTCCACCTACACCGCTCCCGCTGTGGCCAAGACCTACGTTGCTCCTGCTGTGTCCACCTACACCGCTCCCGCTGTGGCCAAGACCTACGCCGCTCCTGCTGTGTCCACCTACACCGCTCCCGTTGTGGCCAAGACCTACGTTGCTCCTGCTGTGTCCACCTACACCGCTCCCGCTGTGGCCAAGACCTACGCCGCTCCTGCTGTGTCCACCTACACCGCTCCCGCCGTGGTCAAGACCTACGTTGCTCCTGCTGTGTCCACCTACACCGCTCCCGCTGTGGCCAAGACCTACGCCGCTCCTGCTGTGTCCACCTACACCGCTCCCGCCGTGGTCAAGACCTACGTTGCTCCTGCTGTGTCCACCTACACCGCTCCCGCTGTGGCCAAGACCTACGTTGCTCCTGCTGTGTCCACCTACACCGCTCCCGCTGTGGCCAAGACCTACGCCGCTCCTGCTGTGTCCACCTACACCGCTCCCGTTGTGGCCAAGACCTACGTTGCTCCTGCTGTGTCCACCTACACCGCTCCTGTGGTGAGCAAGACCTACTCCGCCCCAGCTGTGTCCACCTACACCGCTCCCGCTGTGGTGTCCAAGGCCTACGCCGCTCCGGCTGTGTCCAGCTACTCTGCTC contains these protein-coding regions:
- the LOC6524697 gene encoding paternally-expressed gene 3 protein — translated: MKFFAVLSLALLAVASADVSHLTNSYLPPHSAAASTSYESYQAAPAEAAAAETYESESYSAPAASFTSESYAAPAAAEAAVETAAEETYEQPAASYVAPVATKTTYSAPAVSSYATYSAPAVVAKTYSAPAASGYSQTYAAPAVVKTYSAPAVSTYTAPVVAKTYTAPAVVKTYTAPVVAKTYVAPAVSTYTAPAVAKTYAAPAVSTYTAPVVAKTYVAPAVSTYTAPAVAKTYVAPAVSTYTAPAVAKTYAAPAVSTYTAPVVAKTYVAPAVSTYTAPAVAKTYAAPAVSTYTAPAVVKTYVAPAVSTYTAPAVAKTYAAPAVSTYTAPAVVKTYVAPAVSTYTAPAVAKTYVAPAVSTYTAPAVAKTYAAPAVSTYTAPVVAKTYVAPAVSTYTAPVVSKTYSAPAVSTYTAPAVVSKAYAAPAVSSYSAPAVVSSYSGSSGTVYGNNGGYVY